The proteins below are encoded in one region of Helianthus annuus cultivar XRQ/B chromosome 2, HanXRQr2.0-SUNRISE, whole genome shotgun sequence:
- the LOC110897272 gene encoding mucin-7-like: protein MASDQNTATTTNQTVITSNPLLVTSSVVTTMPISSVITRSLDQEFEAEAPPRFANVSVTPSGTTAVDPLAYTSWQLRPVAPTTTTAIVSTPASTTSAQTIRHSTMPVITSAGPGNNTQKVSMTQYYQPPITHAMPPLYTAALSTPPHQPIIRPAGIMNAPVTPVNQAYFPGYYYAPPYGYLPPYNNQAYSLQITAQSYAQ, encoded by the coding sequence ATGGCAAGCGATCAGAACACGgcaacaacaacaaatcaaacaGTGATAACCAGTAATCCGTTACTGGTGACGAGTTCAGTGGTTACCACCATGCCGATTTCATCTGTTATAACCAGGTCTTTGGACCAGGAGTTTGAAGCAGAAGCACCACCGAGGTTTGCAAATGTCTCAGTCACTCCCTCTGGGACGACAGCCGTGGACCCCCTTGCATACACCTCATGGCAGTTACGGCCGGTGGCTCCAACCACCACAACCGCCATTGTTTCTACTCCAGCATCGACAACAAGTGCACAGACTATACGTCACAGCACCATGCCCGTTATCACATCCGCGGGTCCAGGCAACAATACGCAGAAGGTGAGCATGACCCAATATTATCAGCCGCCTATTACGCACGCTATGCCACCGCTGTATACAGCAGCGTTGTCCACGCCACCCCATCAACCAATAATCAGGCCTGCCGGAATTATGAATGCTCCAGTCACACCTGTGAATCAAGCTTACTTCCCGGGTTATTACTATGCACCTCCTTATGGGTACCTACCCCCGTACAACAACCAGGCGTACTCTCTTCAGATAACAGCGCAAAGTTATGCCCAGTAG
- the LOC110897279 gene encoding uncharacterized protein LOC110897279, which translates to MEPIYDRGNTSRPRFSPNGGPSCTLNITTAQPHVTQGTSQGGATQQVQPINVEDDDLTRRYKPTDATFSGHNTNDCYQLKKQIKYYVKTGKLAHLVRDIKQGPPPNKEDADKGAGKKQRELNMVYADKGNGVKRSFSTLEPWMLATMTVEPRVEDLHLTTDPLIILAAVGDYNMRRILLDSGSSEDILYEHCFNRMQPRDKKILKSVHSPIKGFTGEKVDPIGQITFLVTFGLAPRERTILLTFLVVRAESYHNVIIGRFTLGKRDAVVSTARGFMKFPTPRGIATVFWDKIGEVLDTKRCRQGPTCTIGPER; encoded by the exons ATGGAGCCTATTTACGATAGGGGAAACACATCAAGACCTCGTTTCTCTCCAAACGGGGGTCCCAGCTGTACACTCAACATCACCACAGCCCAACCCCATGTTACCCAGGGAACAAGTCAGGGTGGGGCGACACAACAAGTGCAGCCCATCAATGTGGAAGATGACGACCTTACCAGGCGTTACAAGCCTACGGACGCTACTTTCAG TGGCCATAATACTAACGATTGCTATCAGTTGAAGAAGCAAATCAAATACTACGTGAAGACGGGTAAGTTGGCTCACCTGGTTCGGGACATAAAGCAGGGTCCGCCCCCCAACAAGGAAGACGCTGACAAAGGGGCGGGCAAGAAACAGCGGGAATTGAACATGGTTTACGCAGATAAAGGAAATGGAGTAAAACGGAGTTTCTCCACGCTCGAGCCCTGGATGCTGGCAACCATGACAGTCGAACCACGTGTTGAGGATTTACACCTCACCACTGACCCCCTAATCATATTAGCCGCTGTAGGCGACTACAACATGAGAAGAATCCTATTAGATAGCGGAAGCTCTGAAGATATACTCTATGAGCACTGTTTCAACAGGATGCAACCAAGAGACAAGAAGATTCTCAAATCAGTACACTCCCCTATTAAGGGATTCACCGGAGAAAAGGTTGACCCAATTGGCCAAATCACATTTCTAGTAACATTCGGACTCGCCCCTCGCGAAAGGACCATACTCCTCACATTTCTTGTGGTACGGGCTGAATCCTACCACAATGTAATAATTGGAAGGTTTACCCTGGGAAAACGAGACGCTGTTGTCTCCACGGCACGCGGGTTTATGAAGTTCCCCACACCGCGGGGGATTGCAACAGTTTTCTGGGACAAGATAGGTGAAGTTTTGGACACCAAAAGATGCCGTCAGGGACCTACCTGCACAATCGGCCCAGAAAGATAG
- the LOC110897289 gene encoding uncharacterized protein LOC110897289, with amino-acid sequence MASDRRDAVVREIRKLAEAGTLRETKYHTWVSNPVMVKKPDGTWRMCIDFKDLNKACPKDAYPLPEMDFKVDSLVPFRYKCFLDAYKGYHQIKMSREDEEKMAFHTDIGIFCYTKMPFGLRNAGATYQHLMDKAFEKQIGRNLEVYVDDIVIKSREEKQMLEGIEETFQKLREYNIKLNPKKCSFGVEEVIKGQVIADFLAEIPDGEVIQDPLVNNIPESSIARQTWNLYTDGSSSGKGSGAGLMLISLDEIKLMYAMLFGFKCSNNEAEYEALLAGLRMAQSMGATWVNAYVDSLLVNNQVNETYEAKDETMEKYLAKTKELITSFENVTLNHVHRGRNQIVDALSKLATSGMEKKVKWETLQSPSIESREVSAVTSEEPCWYTPILKFLTKGELPSDRGDAQKIQTKALQYEVNNGILYRKSYLGPLLRCVSPAEAKYLIQEIHAGICGIHAESRAVVAKIQNAGYYWPGMHEDAVEELRKCRSCQKFAPQTLRPKNNLILVTAAWPFQKWVVDIVGPFPLAPGKLKYLIVVVDYFTKWVEAKPLAKLTAETAKKFLWEYIVCRFGLPLYLVSDNGTQFTDKVLQDWCAELQIQQIFTSVAHPQGNGQVERANRGLLDGIKRRLGFEGSSWDPTGGLDLLEERREAAAISVAKYKKTLEKYYNQRVAQQTFKEGEYVMRDNEASRAKPSGKLGPNWEGPYIVQEDLGKGAYRLSRLDGTAVPHSWNAAQLKKCYM; translated from the exons ATGGCCTCTGATCGAAGAGATGCAGTGGTAAGAGAAATTAGAAAGTTGGCCGAGGCTGGAACGCTCCGGGAAACAAAATACCATACATGGGTATCAAACCCCGTTATGGTCAAAAAACCAGATGGCACATGGCGGATGTGCATTGACTTCAAAGATTTAAACAAGGCCTGCCCTAAAGACGCTTATCCACTGCCTGAGATGGATTTTAAGGTTGACTCTCTGGTCCCTTTTAGGTACAAGTGTTTCTTAGACGCCTATAAGGGTTACCACCAGATCAAGATGTCAagagaagacgaagaaaaaaTGGCGTTTCACACCGATATAGGCATCTTTTGctacaccaaaatgccttttggtctaCGAAATGCCGGGGCTACCTATCAACACCTCATGGACAAGGCCTTTGAGAAGCAAATCGGCAGAAATTTGGAGGTATATGTCGATGACATAGTAATCAAGAGCAGGGAGGAAAAACAAATGCTCGAGGGCATCGAGGAAACCTTTCAAAAGCTGAGAGAATACAACATTAAACTCAACCCCAAGAAGTGTTCATTCGGGGTAGAAGAAG TAATCAAGGGGCAAGTCATCGCTGATTTCTTAGCTGAAATTCCTGATGGAGAAGTGATACAAGACCCCTTGGTTAATAACATACCTGAGTCTAGCATAGCTAGGCAGACCTGGAACTTATACACGGATGGGTCTTCCAGTGGAAAAGGATCTGGGGCAGGCCTCATGCTAATAAGCCTGGATGAAATAAAATTGATGTACGCCATGCTGTTCGGTTTCAAATGCTCCAACAATGAGGCAGAGTACGAGGCGCTGTTAGCGGGTCTGAGAATGGCCCAATCCATGGGAGCAACATGGGTCAATGCATACGTTGACtctctgctggtcaacaatcaggTGAATGAGACCTATGAAGCCAAAGACGAGACAATGGAAAAATACTTGGCTAAAACCAAGGAACTCATAACGTCATTCGAAAACGTTACACTCAATCACGTCCATCGAGGAAGGAACCAAATAGTCGATGCCCTAAGCAAGCTAGCTACTTCTGGCATGGAAAAGAAGGTGAAGTGGGAAACGCTACAGTCACCTTCCATAGAGTCCCGGGAAGTATCCGCCGTCACATCGGAAGAACCATGTTGGTACACTCCCATTTTAAAATTCCTCACGAAAGGGGAATTACCCTCAGACAGAGGCGATGCTCAGAAAATACAAACAAAGGCGTTACAGTATGAGGTAAACAACGGCATCTTATATAGGAAGTCATATTTGGGACCACTATTACGGTGTGTATCCCCAGCGGAAGCCAAGTACTTGATCCAAGAAATACACGCCGGTATATGTGGCATTCACGCCGAATCCCGGGCAGTTGTTGCCAAAATCCAAAACGCTGGATACTATTGGCCTGGGATGCACGAAGACGCGGTAGAAGAACTCAGAAAATGTCGCAGCTGTCAAAAATTTGCCCCACAAACACTCCGCCCTAAGAACAACTTGATCCTCGTTACAGCGGCATGGCCTTTTCAAAAGTGGGTTGTTGATATCGTGGGACCGTTCCCGCTGGCCCCAGGGAAGCTAAAATACTTAATTGTGGTAGTtgattatttcaccaagtgggttgAAGCAAAGCCGTTGGCCAAGTTAACTGCTGAGACTGCCAAGAAGTTCCTATGGGAATATATAGTTTGCCGATTTGGATTGCCGCTATATCTTGTAAGTGACAATGGAACACAATTCACAGATAAGGTCCTACAAGATTGGTGTGCGGAGCTTCAAATTCAACAAATCTTCACATCGGTTGCACATCCCCAAGGAAACGGCCAAGTGGAGAGGGCAAATAGAGGTCTGCTGGATGGAATTAAAAGAAGGTTAGGCTTTGAGGGGAGCTCTTGG GATCCTACGGGAGGCCTGGACCTCCTGGAAGAACGGCGCGAAGCAGCCGCCATCAGCGTGGCAAAATACAAGAAAACCTTAGAGAAATATTACAACCAACGCGTGGCTCAGCAAACCTTCAAGGAGGGCGAGTATGTCATGCGGGATAACGAAGCCAGTAGAGCGAAACCTTCAGGCAAACTGGGACCCAACTGGGAAGGCCCCTACATAGTTCAAGAAGACTTAGGCAAAGGGGCTTATCGCCTATCCAGGCTCGATGGCACAGCGGTTCCACATAGCTGGAACGCTGCTCAGTTGAAGAAATGTTACATGTAA